The Candidatus Neomarinimicrobiota bacterium genome window below encodes:
- a CDS encoding glycogen synthase: protein MRVLFAVAEVTPFSKAGGLADVAGALPAELARMGLKMVVISPLYSLVRERGTGLNFAGISGTVLMGKRSYGYKVHRVSTVEEVTLDYLFVQNSEFYDRPGIYAQPDGTGFADSNARFFFFQRVLVDLIGKGDLDPEIVHLNDHHTALLPLLLANRGIRARTLLTVHNFEYQGSFSPKELSLLEERDRSQIRRLYPRRPGESYNALEIGLRQAHRVNTVSPSHASELLKTEGHSFGLFNVLTSIKSRFSGILNGADYSIWNPSLDPYLDIRYDVDSLDGKTRNKSKLLKECGLPDRLDDPLMGSVSRLVESKGFHLVLGIAEKLIQWDIRMVFLGTGDEIIKERLEALANRYPGHVAFHHGFDEDLAHQIEAGADMFMMPSEFEPCGLNQIYSLRYGTIPIVHETGGLADTVDNWNGSKGNGFVFKRYTERAFLRAVGKAIKAYRQPSVWRRIMRNAMKEDFSWFRAAMHYRELYSVLLSEEGDS from the coding sequence ATGAGAGTCCTTTTCGCGGTCGCGGAAGTTACCCCTTTCTCGAAAGCTGGAGGCCTCGCGGATGTCGCCGGGGCTCTCCCTGCGGAACTGGCCCGAATGGGGCTCAAAATGGTTGTAATATCTCCACTATATTCTCTTGTCAGGGAGCGAGGCACGGGACTGAATTTTGCAGGGATATCGGGTACTGTCCTCATGGGAAAACGCTCGTACGGCTACAAGGTTCACCGAGTATCAACGGTGGAAGAGGTTACCCTGGATTATCTTTTTGTTCAGAACAGTGAATTCTATGATCGTCCAGGCATTTACGCCCAGCCTGACGGAACTGGTTTTGCCGACAGTAATGCCCGATTCTTCTTCTTTCAAAGAGTCCTTGTCGATCTGATCGGCAAAGGCGATCTCGACCCGGAAATTGTACATCTTAACGATCACCACACAGCCCTTCTTCCACTGCTCCTGGCCAATCGAGGGATACGAGCGCGCACTCTTCTAACGGTACATAACTTCGAGTATCAGGGTTCTTTCTCACCGAAAGAACTGTCGTTATTGGAAGAAAGAGACAGAAGCCAAATCAGGCGGCTATACCCCCGTCGTCCCGGAGAATCATACAATGCTCTGGAAATAGGTCTCCGCCAGGCCCACCGGGTAAATACGGTGAGTCCAAGTCATGCCAGTGAACTCTTGAAGACGGAAGGACATTCCTTCGGACTCTTCAACGTACTGACCTCCATCAAGTCGAGATTCTCGGGAATATTGAACGGCGCTGATTATTCCATTTGGAATCCGAGCTTGGATCCCTACCTGGATATCCGTTATGACGTCGATAGTCTTGACGGAAAGACAAGGAACAAGAGCAAACTTCTTAAGGAATGTGGGCTGCCGGATCGTCTTGACGACCCGTTGATGGGATCCGTTTCACGGCTCGTGGAGAGCAAGGGATTTCATCTCGTCCTGGGCATTGCCGAGAAACTCATCCAGTGGGACATCAGGATGGTGTTCCTGGGTACAGGGGACGAGATAATCAAAGAAAGACTGGAAGCACTGGCAAACCGCTATCCGGGTCATGTAGCATTTCATCACGGCTTCGATGAAGATCTGGCTCATCAGATCGAAGCTGGCGCCGACATGTTCATGATGCCGTCGGAATTCGAGCCCTGTGGACTTAATCAGATTTACAGCCTGCGATACGGAACCATCCCAATTGTTCACGAAACGGGGGGACTGGCGGACACGGTCGACAACTGGAATGGTTCAAAAGGGAACGGATTTGTCTTCAAGCGCTATACCGAAAGGGCCTTCCTGCGAGCCGTCGGGAAAGCGATCAAGGCTTATAGGCAGCCTTCAGTCTGGAGGAGAATCATGAGAAATGCTATGAAGGAGGATTTCTCGTGGTTTCGTGCAGCTATGCACTACCGGGAATTGTATTCGGTCCTCCTGTCGGAGGAAGGTGATTCTTGA
- a CDS encoding sugar phosphate nucleotidyltransferase yields the protein MNVTSRVDAIVLGGGRGARLWPLTRERAKPAVQIGGKHRLIDIPLSNCINSNIKHIRILTQFNTASLHRHIFQTYTFDIFSRGNIELLAAQQTLENATWFQGTADAVRSYWERFVNLPTTHFIILAGDHLYRMDYREFFQAHLDAGADVTIALKAVLAENSSEFGIAKCDSSARVIDFLEKPASTALADVSTEGWVTDEHALASMGIYIFNKDVLNDALKMDGDDFGREIIPAVVKKYDTFGYQFHDYWVDIGTIGAFYEANMDLAGPAPEFEFYSARDPIYTRPRFLPGSRVSNAKIVDSVVSEGCIVGKSEIRHSILGMRSIVGNGVSLDGVYAMGADFYESEIGGKTYPGVGIGDNSILRKTILDKNVKIGKNVVLENRANAQKEDGDFYSIREGIIVIPKDTVIPDGTIV from the coding sequence TTGAACGTCACCTCACGAGTTGACGCAATCGTTCTCGGGGGAGGCCGGGGAGCAAGGCTCTGGCCCCTGACTCGAGAACGGGCAAAACCTGCTGTACAGATTGGCGGGAAACACCGGCTTATTGACATTCCATTGAGTAATTGCATCAATTCGAATATCAAACACATCCGTATTCTCACTCAGTTTAATACCGCTTCCCTCCATCGGCACATCTTTCAAACGTACACGTTCGACATTTTTTCCCGGGGAAATATTGAACTCCTTGCGGCCCAACAGACTCTGGAGAATGCCACATGGTTCCAGGGAACTGCCGATGCAGTACGTTCCTACTGGGAACGCTTTGTGAATCTACCCACCACACATTTCATCATTCTTGCTGGAGATCATCTGTACAGAATGGATTATCGCGAGTTTTTCCAGGCACATCTGGACGCCGGAGCCGACGTAACCATTGCCTTGAAAGCAGTCCTAGCCGAGAATTCCTCGGAATTTGGCATTGCTAAATGTGATAGTTCTGCTAGAGTAATTGACTTTCTGGAAAAACCGGCGTCCACTGCGTTGGCAGATGTTTCTACAGAGGGGTGGGTCACCGATGAACACGCCCTTGCTTCCATGGGAATATACATCTTCAACAAGGATGTGCTCAACGACGCCCTGAAGATGGACGGAGATGACTTCGGGAGAGAAATTATCCCTGCAGTTGTCAAGAAATATGACACTTTCGGGTATCAGTTTCACGATTATTGGGTGGACATTGGCACAATTGGGGCATTCTACGAGGCCAACATGGACTTGGCGGGACCAGCTCCCGAATTCGAATTCTACAGTGCCCGCGATCCCATCTACACCCGCCCCAGGTTTCTGCCCGGAAGCCGTGTTTCCAACGCCAAGATTGTTGATTCCGTGGTGAGTGAAGGTTGCATTGTGGGGAAATCCGAAATCCGTCATTCCATTCTCGGTATGCGATCCATTGTGGGCAATGGTGTGTCTCTGGATGGCGTCTATGCGATGGGGGCTGACTTCTATGAATCGGAAATTGGCGGTAAGACGTATCCAGGAGTGGGTATAGGGGACAACTCGATCTTGCGGAAGACCATTCTCGACAAGAATGTCAAAATAGGCAAGAATGTGGTACTGGAGAACAGGGCAAATGCTCAGAAAGAGGATGGGGATTTCTACTCCATACGGGAGGGAATTATCGTAATTCCCAAAGATACGGTCATTCCTGACGGAACTATCGTGTGA